The Longimicrobium sp. DNA segment CCGGGAAGAGGAGCCCGTTGTCCTGGTTGAAGTAGTCCACCCCGCCGGTGCCCAGCAGCCTGAGCGACGAGCGCTCGCCGCGCATCAGGTCCACCTTGAGCGTCCCCGAGGTGATCATCCGCCACACCGACTCGTCGTTGTGCGACAGGGCGGCCGTCTGCAGCGGGTTGCTGGCGCCGAACGGGTTGTTGGGGAACACGCCGTTCGTTCCGCGCAGGTCCACGAAGCTGGGCGTGCCGCTGAGCACCACGTAGTAGCTCACGCCGGCGTTGTCGTTGTTGGTCAGCCCGCGGTCGGCGTCGGTGTGCAGCAGGTTGCTGTTCAGCGACACGTCGATGCGCGGCCCCAGCGTCTGGTCCAGGTTCAGCCGCACCGACTGCTTCTGGAAGCCGGTGTTCTCGATGATCCCGGCGTCGTTCTGCACCAGCCCCGACACGTAGTAGCGCGTCCCGCCGTTGCCGCCGCTCACGCTGGCCGAGGTCTCGGTGGAGATCGGCTTGCGCTCGGCCAGCAGGCGCTCCTGGTCGAAAGACTGGATGGGCGTGCCGTCGGCGTTGAAGAACGCCGCCGCGCCCGCGCCGAACGCGCCCACCGCGTCGTCGCGGGTGAACGCGCGCGAGCCCAGCGTGTTGGAGATCTCGCTGAAGCCCACCCGCTGCGTGAACGACACGGCCGGACGCCCGTCACGCCCGCGGCGGGTGGTGACGATGATCACGCCGTTGGCCGCCTTCGAGCCGTAGATGGCGGCCGCCGAGGCGCCCTTCAGGATCTCGATGCTGGCGATGTCCTGCGGGTTCAGGTCCGAGATGCGGTTGGTGGGCGCGTCCTGGTTGCTGGCGCTGTCGCCCACGATGGCCTTGGTCACCGCGTTCTGGCCGGACGAGATGGAGACGTCGCTCACCACCACGCCGTCGATCACCCACAGCGGGTTCGACGAGCCGTTGATGGTGTTCACGCCGCGCATGTTGATCTGCACGCCGCCGCCGGGGGCGCCGGAGTTGGTGGCGATCTGCGCGCCGGGCACCTTCCCCTGCAGCGCCTTGTCCACCGTCTGCGCGGGGGTGCGGTCCACCAGGTCCTGCCCCTGCACGGTGGAGACGGCGTTGGCCAGGTTGCGGCGCGCCACGCTCGTGGCCTGGCCGGTGACCACCACCTGGTCGAGGCGCAGCGCGTCCGTCGCCAGCCGGAAG contains these protein-coding regions:
- a CDS encoding carboxypeptidase-like regulatory domain-containing protein, producing the protein MRKRTWLLALACVLAAGAGPAAAQQQREISGTVVSAATGQPLGGARVNIAGTTRGVNTAANGTYRISVPAGDVALRASLIGYASQQVTVPAAQSTADFRLATDALRLDQVVVTGQATSVARRNLANAVSTVQGQDLVDRTPAQTVDKALQGKVPGAQIATNSGAPGGGVQINMRGVNTINGSSNPLWVIDGVVVSDVSISSGQNAVTKAIVGDSASNQDAPTNRISDLNPQDIASIEILKGASAAAIYGSKAANGVIIVTTRRGRDGRPAVSFTQRVGFSEISNTLGSRAFTRDDAVGAFGAGAAAFFNADGTPIQSFDQERLLAERKPISTETSASVSGGNGGTRYYVSGLVQNDAGIIENTGFQKQSVRLNLDQTLGPRIDVSLNSNLLHTDADRGLTNNDNAGVSYYVVLSGTPSFVDLRGTNGVFPNNPFGASNPLQTAALSHNDESVWRMITSGTLKVDLMRGERSSLRLLGTGGVDYFNQDNGLLFPAELQFMAADPQPGASILANSHNLNLNGNANLVHTWNPRA